In Alosa sapidissima isolate fAloSap1 chromosome 11, fAloSap1.pri, whole genome shotgun sequence, a single window of DNA contains:
- the LOC121724210 gene encoding C-C motif chemokine 3-like 1, translating into MAVSRLLLLTTLVLLGAIMITEGLRMANGPKMCCFKFETRPLPQKRVISYSHTSMQCSKPAVILQTARRQVCAQPSETWVQQIISGLDAKNPGQQSPL; encoded by the exons ATGGCCGTGTCTCGCCTCCTGCTGCTTACCACTCTGGTGCTGCTGGGTGCCATCATGATCACAGAAG GACTGCGTATGGCCAATGGCCCCAAGATGTGCTGCTTCAAGTTTGAAACTCGCCCACTGCCTCAGAAACGTGTGATAAGCTACAGCCACACCAGCATGCAGTGCTCCAAACCTGCTGTGAT ACTTCAGACTGCGAGGCGTCAGGTGTGCGCGCAGCCCTCCGAGACCTGGGTACAGCAGATCATCAGTGGCCTGGACGCCAAGAACCCTGGACAGCAGAGCCCGCTGTGA